Proteins from one Fundidesulfovibrio magnetotacticus genomic window:
- a CDS encoding DHH family phosphoesterase, producing MAFFRVLGEKLAALTSLIHPGERWLILISADPDALGCAMALRKIIARHGGQADIGHTNEISRPDNLAMVRTLRIPLIRLAPDTIARYQRFAMVDSQPHHSTDFPPVDLDILLDHHPVDPARPPRARYVEIPTGYGACSSLLTEYLYNLGVKPGKLLATALLYGIKTDTGSFERAFSDVDVKAFSWLSKFSDKLLLRRIVHAEFHRSWLAYFSRAFERMRPVGKDGLHAYVGPVENPDVLVVLADFFLRVHGLSWIAIAGAYASRLVVVMRSDGLRRDIGAKARTWFGDYGCAGGHMMAARAEIELDRLAGFDPEAFLWSRLTGRPLEPDLPPAEGQACPVNPAHRPGKP from the coding sequence ATGGCCTTTTTCCGGGTGCTCGGCGAAAAGCTCGCCGCCCTCACGAGCCTCATCCATCCCGGCGAACGCTGGCTGATCCTCATCAGCGCCGACCCCGACGCCCTGGGCTGCGCCATGGCCCTGCGCAAGATCATCGCGCGCCACGGCGGACAGGCCGACATCGGACACACCAACGAGATCTCCCGCCCGGACAACCTGGCCATGGTGCGCACCCTGCGCATCCCCCTGATCCGCCTCGCGCCGGACACCATCGCCCGCTACCAGCGCTTCGCCATGGTGGACTCCCAGCCCCACCACAGCACCGACTTCCCCCCCGTGGACCTGGACATCCTCCTGGACCACCACCCCGTGGACCCCGCGCGCCCGCCCCGCGCCCGTTACGTGGAAATCCCCACCGGCTACGGGGCCTGCTCCAGCCTGCTCACCGAATACCTCTACAACCTGGGCGTGAAACCCGGCAAACTCCTGGCCACCGCCCTGCTCTACGGCATCAAGACCGACACCGGCTCCTTCGAGCGCGCCTTCTCCGACGTGGACGTGAAAGCCTTCAGCTGGCTCTCCAAATTCTCCGACAAGCTCCTCCTGCGCCGCATCGTCCATGCCGAGTTCCACCGGAGCTGGCTGGCCTACTTCTCGCGAGCCTTCGAGCGCATGCGCCCCGTGGGCAAGGACGGGCTCCACGCCTATGTGGGCCCCGTGGAAAACCCCGACGTGCTCGTGGTGCTGGCCGACTTCTTCCTGCGCGTGCACGGCCTCTCCTGGATCGCCATCGCCGGGGCCTACGCCTCGCGCCTGGTGGTGGTGATGCGCTCCGACGGCCTGCGCCGCGACATCGGGGCCAAAGCCCGGACCTGGTTCGGAGACTACGGCTGCGCCGGCGGACACATGATGGCCGCCCGCGCCGAAATCGAACTGGACCGACTGGCCGGATTCGACCCCGAAGCCTTCCTCTGGAGCCGGCTCACCGGACGCCCCCTGGAACCGGACCTCCCCCCCGCCGAAGGACAGGCCTGCCCCGTCAACCCGGCCCACCGGCCAGGAAAGCCGTGA
- a CDS encoding aminopeptidase, translating into MNPLEHESKNCWEVYSSESDRAAMDALAGRYVRFLTECKTERETIAYVRRRLLEAGFIESPDGSFSGEACFKVSHGKTAFIARKGRRPLSEGFRLLGAHADTPRLDLKQHPLYEDCNVSQAKTHYYGGIRKYQWLARPLALHGVVAKTDGSVVEVTIGENPEDPVFTIPDLLPHLAYKQVEQKVSDAFEAEKLNIIMGHAPAPKDDDAKENGAKASVKKKVLALLHERYAITESDLYSAELQAVPAGPARFVGLDGSLIGGFGHDDRLCVFAGLEALLAAEAPEHAQIVLFWDKEEIGSEGSTSAGSMFFEYALEDLIAAWEPGARLSRVMEAGKAVSADVNAALDPDYQEVHEKLNACLLGHGPTFNKFTGHRGKVGASDAHPEYVAWIRGVMDAAGVPWQMAELGKVDLGGGGTVAKFLAAYCMDIIDFGPPVLSMHSPFELCSKADLHATMLAYKAFLAS; encoded by the coding sequence ATGAATCCCCTGGAGCACGAATCCAAGAACTGCTGGGAGGTCTATTCCTCCGAGTCCGACCGCGCCGCCATGGACGCCCTGGCCGGGCGCTACGTGCGCTTCCTCACCGAGTGCAAGACCGAACGCGAGACCATCGCCTACGTGCGCCGCCGCCTCCTGGAGGCCGGGTTCATCGAAAGCCCGGACGGCAGCTTCTCCGGCGAGGCCTGCTTCAAGGTCTCCCACGGCAAGACGGCCTTCATCGCCCGCAAGGGCCGCCGCCCCCTCTCCGAGGGCTTCCGCCTGCTGGGCGCCCACGCCGACACCCCCCGCCTGGACCTCAAGCAGCACCCCCTCTACGAGGACTGCAACGTCTCCCAGGCCAAGACCCATTACTACGGCGGCATCCGCAAATACCAGTGGCTGGCCCGCCCCCTGGCCCTGCACGGCGTGGTGGCCAAGACCGACGGCAGCGTGGTGGAGGTGACCATCGGCGAGAACCCCGAGGACCCGGTGTTCACCATCCCCGACCTCCTGCCGCACCTGGCCTACAAGCAGGTGGAGCAGAAGGTCTCCGACGCCTTCGAGGCCGAGAAGCTGAACATCATCATGGGCCACGCCCCCGCGCCCAAGGACGACGACGCCAAGGAGAACGGGGCCAAGGCCTCGGTGAAGAAGAAGGTGCTGGCCCTGCTCCACGAACGCTACGCCATCACCGAGAGCGACCTCTACTCGGCCGAACTCCAGGCCGTGCCCGCCGGTCCGGCGCGTTTCGTGGGCCTGGACGGCTCGCTCATCGGCGGCTTCGGCCACGACGACCGCCTCTGCGTGTTCGCGGGCCTGGAGGCGCTGCTGGCGGCCGAGGCCCCGGAGCACGCCCAGATCGTGCTCTTCTGGGACAAGGAGGAGATCGGCTCCGAGGGCTCCACCAGCGCGGGCTCCATGTTCTTCGAGTACGCCCTGGAAGACCTCATCGCCGCCTGGGAGCCGGGCGCGCGCCTCTCGCGCGTGATGGAGGCCGGCAAGGCCGTGTCCGCCGACGTGAACGCCGCCCTGGACCCGGACTACCAGGAGGTGCACGAAAAACTCAACGCCTGCCTGCTGGGCCACGGCCCCACGTTCAACAAGTTCACGGGCCATCGCGGCAAGGTGGGGGCATCCGACGCCCACCCCGAGTACGTGGCCTGGATCCGGGGCGTCATGGACGCGGCCGGCGTGCCCTGGCAGATGGCCGAACTGGGCAAGGTGGACCTGGGCGGCGGCGGCACGGTGGCCAAGTTCCTGGCCGCCTACTGCATGGACATCATCGACTTCGGCCCGCCCGTGCTCTCCATGCACAGCCCCTTCGAGCTGTGTTCCAAGGCCGACCTGCACGCCACCATGCTGGCCTACAAGGCGTTCCTGGCGAGTTGA
- a CDS encoding HD-GYP domain-containing protein, whose amino-acid sequence MTVHHPPQQTTAQAGKVSQRKEDYFPIHPRTILPGTAGPFDLYLKRGDWFVLYAKAGERFTVEPKLKELLEVTEFFIRVDQRFSYESYLAKNLGNMLLNENLPLEERSKLFYQISAGMLKQSFQSKLPRGLDEKTYAAMQTLVKRGIALLSKEESLRSLSEFLSHKYHTYSHSLNTMVLTIALLQSLPGMEQNVLFEAGLGAALHDIGKTQIPDEVINKHGPLNQAEWELMKTHPVRALGICAAMPISHVATNAILFHHERFDGGGYPGGIAGESIPIYARVLALCDVYDALTSERPYAKALTPYKALAIMQDDMVGAFDPALFKRLVYVLGNARIV is encoded by the coding sequence GTGACCGTCCACCACCCGCCCCAACAGACGACCGCACAAGCAGGCAAGGTCTCCCAGCGCAAGGAAGACTACTTCCCAATCCACCCCAGGACCATCCTGCCGGGCACAGCCGGCCCCTTCGACCTCTACCTCAAACGCGGCGACTGGTTCGTGCTCTACGCCAAAGCGGGCGAACGCTTCACCGTGGAGCCCAAGCTCAAGGAACTCCTGGAAGTCACCGAATTCTTCATACGCGTGGACCAGCGCTTCAGCTACGAATCCTACCTGGCCAAGAACCTGGGCAACATGCTCCTCAACGAGAACCTGCCCCTGGAAGAACGCTCCAAACTTTTCTACCAGATCTCCGCCGGGATGCTCAAACAGAGCTTCCAGAGCAAACTCCCCAGGGGCCTCGACGAAAAAACCTACGCCGCCATGCAGACCCTCGTGAAACGAGGCATCGCCCTGCTCTCCAAAGAAGAATCCCTGCGCAGCCTCTCGGAATTCCTCTCCCACAAATACCACACCTACAGCCACTCGCTGAACACCATGGTGCTCACCATCGCCCTGCTCCAGTCCCTGCCCGGCATGGAACAGAACGTCCTCTTCGAAGCCGGACTCGGCGCGGCACTCCACGACATCGGCAAGACCCAAATCCCCGACGAAGTGATCAACAAGCACGGCCCGCTCAATCAGGCCGAATGGGAACTCATGAAGACACACCCCGTGCGCGCCCTGGGCATCTGCGCCGCCATGCCCATCAGCCACGTGGCCACCAACGCCATCCTCTTCCACCACGAACGCTTCGACGGCGGCGGCTACCCCGGCGGCATCGCGGGCGAATCCATCCCCATCTACGCCCGGGTCCTGGCCCTCTGCGACGTCTACGACGCCCTCACCTCCGAACGCCCCTACGCCAAAGCCCTCACCCCCTACAAAGCCCTGGCTATCATGCAGGATGACATGGTCGGCGCCTTCGACCCCGCACTGTTCAAAAGACTGGTCTACGTGCTGGGCAACGCCCGCATCGTCTAG
- the selB gene encoding selenocysteine-specific translation elongation factor, which translates to MALILGTAGHIDHGKTTLVKALTGTDCDRLAEEKKRGITIELGFAFLELPGVRLGVVDVPGHERFVKNMVAGAAGIDFVVLVIAADEGVMPQTREHLEICTLLGIRHGVVALTKVDMVDEDWLGLVTEDVRAFLAGSFLAEAPMVPVSAHTGQGLDELRAELARLAAEFPGKRRSDLARLPIDRVFTMKGHGTVVTGTLISGRLRTGDDVLLYPSMRPTKVRSLQVHGLPAEEGQAGQRTAVNVMGLEVDDVERGEVLAHPGTLFPSLAWNLEVTCLASSPRALKHRGEVHFHHGTREVMARLYFLDRDKLEPGQTALCQARFESPLAGVSGDRCVMRSFSPLRTVAGATILSPLGGRIKRNGPELADLAALPEASAEELTRLHLKLRGREGASFPALMTLTGLESRELERVLQAFSGKGQACLYDREARMWLSGEVLESLAAGLLEHVAAYHRREPLKQGVSRGELASAWGRELPPKLVHFLVERLLKAGKLSQDQESLRLPGHSVSLGAGQADLRERLLALYEAGGITPPNYKDVLETLGASAKEALPVYKLLSEQNLVRRINEDLYFAVSALDGLKAKVAEYFATHADLGPQDFRELTGLTRKFAIPLLEFLDKEKVTVRVGDKRLPRVRQG; encoded by the coding sequence ATGGCCCTGATCCTCGGAACCGCCGGGCACATCGACCACGGCAAGACCACCCTGGTCAAAGCCCTCACGGGCACGGACTGCGACCGCCTGGCCGAAGAGAAGAAGCGCGGCATCACCATCGAGCTGGGCTTCGCCTTCCTGGAGCTGCCCGGGGTGCGCCTGGGCGTGGTGGACGTGCCCGGCCACGAGCGCTTCGTCAAAAACATGGTGGCCGGGGCAGCGGGCATCGACTTCGTGGTGCTGGTGATCGCCGCCGACGAGGGCGTCATGCCCCAGACCCGCGAGCACCTGGAAATCTGCACGCTCCTGGGCATCCGCCACGGCGTGGTGGCCCTCACCAAGGTGGACATGGTGGACGAGGACTGGCTGGGCCTCGTCACCGAGGACGTGCGCGCCTTCCTCGCCGGCAGCTTCCTGGCCGAGGCCCCCATGGTGCCCGTGTCTGCCCACACCGGGCAGGGCCTGGACGAACTGCGCGCAGAGCTCGCACGCCTGGCCGCCGAGTTCCCCGGCAAGCGCCGCTCCGACCTGGCCCGCCTGCCCATCGACCGCGTGTTCACCATGAAGGGCCACGGCACGGTGGTCACGGGCACGCTCATCTCCGGCAGGCTCAGGACCGGCGACGACGTGCTGCTTTACCCCTCCATGCGCCCCACCAAGGTGCGCTCGCTCCAGGTGCACGGCCTGCCCGCCGAGGAGGGCCAGGCCGGACAACGCACCGCCGTGAACGTCATGGGCCTGGAGGTGGACGACGTGGAACGCGGCGAGGTGCTGGCCCACCCTGGCACACTCTTCCCCTCCCTGGCCTGGAACCTGGAGGTCACCTGCCTGGCCTCGTCTCCCAGGGCGCTCAAGCACAGGGGCGAGGTGCACTTCCACCACGGCACGCGCGAGGTGATGGCCCGCCTCTATTTCCTGGACCGCGACAAGCTCGAGCCCGGACAGACCGCCCTGTGCCAGGCGCGCTTCGAGTCGCCCCTGGCGGGCGTGAGCGGCGACCGCTGCGTCATGCGCTCGTTCTCTCCGCTGCGCACCGTGGCGGGCGCCACCATCCTCTCGCCCCTGGGCGGGCGCATCAAGCGAAACGGCCCCGAACTGGCCGACCTTGCCGCCCTGCCCGAGGCCTCCGCCGAGGAACTCACGCGGCTTCACCTGAAGCTGCGCGGCCGCGAAGGCGCGAGCTTCCCAGCGCTCATGACCCTCACCGGCCTGGAGAGCCGCGAGTTGGAGCGCGTGCTCCAGGCCTTCTCCGGCAAGGGCCAGGCCTGCCTCTACGACCGCGAGGCCCGCATGTGGCTCTCCGGCGAGGTGCTGGAGTCTTTGGCCGCCGGGCTTCTGGAGCACGTGGCCGCCTACCACCGCCGCGAGCCCCTCAAGCAGGGCGTCTCGCGCGGCGAGCTGGCTTCGGCCTGGGGGCGCGAGCTGCCCCCCAAGCTGGTGCACTTCCTGGTGGAGCGCCTGCTCAAGGCGGGCAAGCTCAGCCAGGACCAGGAGTCCCTGCGCCTGCCCGGCCACTCCGTGAGCCTGGGCGCGGGCCAGGCCGATCTGCGCGAGCGCCTGCTGGCCCTCTACGAGGCCGGAGGCATCACCCCGCCCAACTACAAGGACGTGCTGGAGACCCTGGGCGCGTCGGCCAAGGAGGCCCTGCCCGTCTACAAGCTCCTGAGCGAGCAGAACCTCGTGCGCCGCATCAACGAGGACCTCTACTTCGCCGTGAGCGCCCTGGACGGCCTCAAGGCCAAGGTGGCCGAGTACTTCGCCACCCACGCCGATCTTGGCCCCCAGGACTTCCGGGAACTCACGGGGCTCACGCGCAAGTTCGCCATTCCGCTGCTCGAATTCCTGGACAAGGAGAAGGTTACCGTGCGCGTGGGCGACAAGCGCCTGCCGCGCGTGCGCCAGGGGTGA
- the cbiR gene encoding cobamide remodeling phosphodiesterase CbiR yields the protein MTPSQRPLAATSWLAPTTLRRNLERIAAWDLPIHQAALLFYQHAPSLAYAPSEFHVRGLETHVHLPTDLPWEQGPGPCWDLCARLMDLAAPLAPWAGVLHPPGDPALLEDFAARWRKASPGWRLLVENIPSDGLEAHWPVIEALDLSLCLDNGHLMAFGQHHLLQRPGLARRVELLHCYAPGPEAGRHRHLGLQLLTPEQRALLGEILDLLDPNTTILFEVFTEEDLRASLETFYALDAERRPRG from the coding sequence ATGACCCCCTCCCAGCGCCCCCTGGCGGCCACCAGCTGGCTGGCCCCCACCACGCTGCGCCGCAACCTGGAGCGTATCGCCGCCTGGGACCTGCCCATCCACCAGGCCGCCCTGCTCTTCTACCAGCACGCCCCCAGCCTGGCCTACGCCCCCTCGGAGTTCCATGTGCGGGGTCTGGAAACCCATGTCCACCTGCCCACGGACCTCCCCTGGGAACAAGGCCCCGGACCCTGCTGGGATCTCTGCGCGCGCCTCATGGACCTGGCCGCGCCCCTGGCCCCCTGGGCCGGGGTGCTCCACCCGCCGGGCGATCCGGCGCTCCTGGAAGACTTCGCCGCCCGCTGGCGCAAGGCCTCCCCGGGCTGGCGGCTCCTGGTGGAGAACATCCCCTCCGACGGCCTGGAGGCGCACTGGCCCGTCATCGAGGCCCTGGACCTCTCCCTGTGCCTGGACAACGGGCACCTCATGGCCTTCGGGCAGCACCACCTGCTCCAGCGCCCGGGGCTGGCCCGCCGAGTGGAGCTGCTGCACTGCTACGCGCCCGGCCCCGAGGCAGGGCGTCACCGCCATCTGGGCCTGCAACTGCTCACCCCGGAGCAGCGCGCCCTTCTCGGGGAAATCCTGGACCTGCTTGATCCCAACACGACGATTCTCTTCGAGGTTTTCACCGAGGAGGACTTGCGCGCGAGCCTCGAAACGTTCTACGCTCTGGATGCGGAGCGGAGGCCGCGCGGATGA
- a CDS encoding bifunctional adenosylcobinamide kinase/adenosylcobinamide-phosphate guanylyltransferase, whose protein sequence is MILLVLGGEKSGKSGLAYERFREAPGPGTVLAMGLARDEAFRRQILAHRLERDPAFPVTEPGAELPSALEAQRTGGRKVLVDSLDFWLFTCMEDGRIRTGELLEALEGYRAPDAPLCALVSCEVGLGPIAPSSLARRFAREQGALNQALAALAQEALLVVAGLPLRLK, encoded by the coding sequence ATGATCCTCTTGGTGCTGGGCGGCGAGAAATCGGGCAAATCCGGCCTGGCCTACGAAAGGTTCCGGGAGGCCCCCGGCCCAGGAACCGTGCTGGCAATGGGCCTGGCCCGCGACGAGGCCTTCCGCCGCCAGATCCTGGCTCACCGCCTGGAGCGCGACCCGGCCTTCCCCGTGACCGAACCCGGGGCGGAGTTGCCCTCCGCGCTGGAGGCCCAACGCACCGGGGGACGCAAAGTGCTGGTGGACAGCCTGGACTTCTGGCTCTTCACCTGCATGGAGGACGGGCGCATCCGCACGGGGGAACTCCTGGAGGCCCTGGAAGGCTACCGCGCCCCCGACGCCCCGCTCTGCGCGCTCGTGAGTTGCGAGGTGGGCCTGGGGCCCATCGCGCCCTCCTCCCTGGCCAGGCGTTTCGCCAGGGAACAGGGCGCGCTCAACCAGGCCCTTGCGGCCCTGGCCCAGGAAGCCCTTCTGGTGGTTGCCGGGTTGCCCCTGCGCCTCAAGTAG
- a CDS encoding cytochrome c3 family protein, whose product MSNAPPNRTSPTNWFAVASVLAVLLVAGAAGAWSMQATDQAAFCASCHTMDTSFWTFGKSGHAKLACNDCHAPQNLAAKIPFKAQAGSADVWATVSKNIPDVIHASKMHKDVIQANCVRCHAPTIQTVAMDAKPYCVDCHRSVPHKSRTPISTRKVADG is encoded by the coding sequence ATGAGCAATGCGCCGCCGAATCGAACGTCTCCCACCAACTGGTTCGCCGTGGCCTCGGTCCTGGCCGTGCTCCTCGTGGCGGGAGCGGCAGGGGCCTGGAGCATGCAGGCCACCGACCAGGCCGCGTTCTGCGCCAGTTGCCACACCATGGACACCTCCTTCTGGACCTTCGGCAAGTCCGGCCACGCCAAGCTGGCCTGCAACGACTGCCACGCCCCCCAGAACCTCGCCGCCAAGATCCCCTTCAAGGCGCAGGCCGGTTCCGCGGACGTCTGGGCCACGGTGAGCAAGAACATCCCGGACGTGATCCACGCCAGCAAGATGCACAAGGACGTGATCCAGGCCAACTGCGTGCGCTGCCACGCCCCCACCATCCAGACCGTGGCCATGGACGCCAAGCCCTACTGCGTGGACTGCCACCGCAGCGTCCCGCACAAGTCCCGCACCCCCATCTCCACAAGGAAGGTCGCCGATGGCTAG
- a CDS encoding ammonia-forming cytochrome c nitrite reductase subunit c552, translated as MARNKLFFTLLAAVGLCMFLAACGQQTEGPVAPVYKTGLKSDETSNKAFEKQFPAQWLTYQRNNLDNLQQMTDYGGPVPWNKNDNVNPPPKGNPKAAQPYLKNLWLGYPFSFEYKKARGHTYAIQDILDTDRLNRYSDKAGLPATCWNCKTTKMSTWHREYGDKVWSMEFHDFRTKQDEKDNSIGCSYCHDPADMKLRIDSVPLKEALQKVGFDLAKASRNDMRSLVCAQCHVEYYFQAPKYGPAAKPVFPWTNGATPDKPFGGVDPESIYQYYKDHGVVEMKTMEGWFADWVHPVSKTPMLKAQHPEFEHFINGPHGAAGVACADCHMAYTRSVDPDKKKTSNHQWTSPLLNIEGTCKQCHQDKTPEYLKERVLFTQRKVYDQLLKAQDLSVRAHEAVRLADAWKGEKNPDYDALMLQARENVRHGQWMWDYVSAENSVGFHNPVKTMDTLARSQEYSAGAALLAMQATNYGIGKNLEGDIRKLVPPILEWSREMQMDPENLKKYVWTTYLTPLPKSGKVWDGNKKLTQ; from the coding sequence ATGGCTAGGAACAAACTCTTCTTCACCCTGCTCGCGGCCGTGGGCCTCTGCATGTTCCTGGCCGCCTGCGGCCAGCAGACCGAAGGCCCCGTGGCCCCCGTCTACAAAACAGGCCTCAAAAGCGACGAAACCAGCAACAAGGCCTTCGAGAAACAGTTCCCCGCCCAGTGGCTCACCTACCAGCGCAACAACCTGGACAACCTCCAGCAGATGACCGACTACGGCGGCCCCGTGCCCTGGAACAAGAACGACAACGTCAACCCGCCGCCGAAGGGCAACCCCAAGGCCGCGCAGCCCTACCTGAAGAACCTCTGGCTGGGCTACCCCTTCAGCTTCGAATACAAGAAGGCCCGCGGCCACACCTACGCCATCCAGGACATCCTCGACACCGACCGTCTCAACCGCTACTCCGACAAGGCGGGCCTGCCCGCCACCTGCTGGAACTGCAAGACCACAAAGATGTCCACCTGGCACCGCGAATACGGCGACAAGGTGTGGTCCATGGAATTCCACGACTTCCGCACCAAGCAGGACGAGAAGGACAACAGTATCGGCTGCTCTTATTGTCACGACCCCGCCGACATGAAGCTGCGCATCGACTCCGTGCCCCTCAAGGAAGCCCTCCAGAAGGTCGGCTTCGACCTGGCCAAGGCCTCGCGCAACGACATGCGTTCCCTGGTCTGCGCCCAGTGCCACGTGGAATACTACTTCCAGGCCCCCAAGTACGGCCCCGCCGCCAAGCCCGTGTTCCCCTGGACCAACGGCGCCACCCCCGACAAGCCCTTCGGCGGCGTGGACCCTGAAAGCATCTACCAGTACTACAAGGACCACGGCGTCGTGGAGATGAAGACCATGGAAGGCTGGTTCGCCGACTGGGTCCACCCCGTCTCCAAGACCCCCATGCTCAAGGCCCAGCACCCCGAGTTCGAGCACTTCATCAACGGCCCCCACGGCGCCGCCGGTGTGGCCTGCGCCGACTGCCACATGGCCTACACCCGCTCCGTGGACCCGGACAAGAAAAAGACCTCGAACCACCAGTGGACCTCGCCGCTTCTGAACATCGAGGGCACCTGCAAGCAGTGCCACCAGGACAAGACCCCCGAATACCTCAAGGAGCGCGTGCTCTTCACCCAGCGCAAGGTCTACGACCAGCTCCTCAAGGCCCAGGACCTCTCCGTGCGCGCCCACGAGGCCGTTCGCCTGGCCGACGCCTGGAAGGGCGAGAAGAACCCCGACTACGACGCCCTCATGCTCCAGGCCCGCGAGAACGTGCGCCACGGCCAGTGGATGTGGGACTACGTCTCCGCCGAAAACTCCGTGGGCTTCCACAACCCCGTGAAGACCATGGACACCCTGGCCCGCTCCCAGGAGTACAGCGCCGGCGCCGCCCTGCTGGCCATGCAGGCCACCAACTACGGCATCGGCAAGAACCTGGAAGGCGACATCCGCAAGCTCGTGCCCCCCATCCTGGAGTGGAGCCGCGAAATGCAGATGGACCCCGAGAACCTCAAGAAGTACGTCTGGACCACCTACCTGACCCCGCTGCCCAAGTCCGGCAAGGTGTGGGACGGCAACAAGAAGCTGACCCAGTAG
- a CDS encoding protein kinase domain-containing protein, protein MRRIGRYRIRGLLGRGGMGAVYKVEEPVTGRIHALKLLAPRPFLESLWGRREIERRFVAEAVALAGLDHPNIAAVRGFGRSKGRPYFLMDYFCRDLGQVLGESDRVEEPTRALPLPRATGYALQTLEGLARLHHAGLVHRDIKPFNLLISGEDQVKITDFGLSRTRGAPFSALPGLKVGSPYYAAPEQEDDPDSAGPRADLYSLGVTLHRMLTGLLPDSQGPKPSEFSPDLDHAWDDFFLRILAPDPAERHRDAAAAAAELRVLVQAWRRRLERACRMAAHAVPPPRHAPGATAPQTRAPLRISGRHARELLGLDHLWRPEPAPVPQLERQGGVVHDAATGLDWQTGGSPYAQDWHEAHAYARHLHQTSYAGRDGWRLPTAQELASLLTPPARFAEHCETPPFDPAQRLLWSADRRTFTQAWFADLELGALSWADTTCPRHVRAVRMAQSR, encoded by the coding sequence GTGCGCCGCATCGGGCGCTACCGCATCCGCGGGCTGCTCGGCCGGGGCGGCATGGGCGCGGTCTACAAGGTGGAGGAGCCCGTCACGGGGCGCATCCATGCCCTGAAACTCCTTGCGCCCAGGCCCTTCCTCGAAAGCCTCTGGGGACGCCGCGAGATCGAACGCCGCTTCGTGGCCGAAGCCGTGGCCCTGGCCGGGCTCGACCACCCCAACATCGCCGCCGTGCGTGGTTTCGGACGCAGCAAGGGCAGGCCCTACTTCCTCATGGACTACTTCTGCCGAGACCTGGGCCAGGTCCTCGGAGAGTCCGACCGCGTGGAAGAGCCCACCCGCGCCCTCCCGCTGCCCCGCGCCACCGGCTACGCCCTCCAGACCCTCGAAGGACTGGCCCGGCTCCACCACGCCGGGCTCGTGCACCGCGACATCAAGCCCTTCAACCTGCTCATCTCCGGCGAGGATCAGGTCAAGATCACCGACTTCGGCCTCTCGCGCACGCGCGGCGCGCCCTTCAGCGCCCTGCCCGGTCTCAAGGTGGGGTCCCCCTACTACGCAGCGCCGGAACAGGAGGATGATCCGGATTCCGCCGGTCCCCGCGCCGACCTCTACTCACTGGGCGTCACCCTGCACCGCATGCTCACGGGCCTGCTCCCGGACAGCCAGGGGCCGAAGCCCTCCGAATTCTCGCCCGACCTGGACCACGCCTGGGACGACTTCTTCCTGCGCATCCTCGCGCCCGACCCGGCCGAACGGCACCGCGACGCCGCAGCCGCAGCCGCAGAACTGCGCGTGCTCGTCCAGGCCTGGCGGCGCAGGCTGGAACGCGCCTGCCGCATGGCCGCACACGCTGTTCCGCCTCCGCGCCACGCACCCGGCGCGACCGCGCCGCAAACGCGCGCTCCCCTCAGGATTTCGGGCCGCCACGCCCGGGAACTTCTTGGCCTTGACCATCTCTGGCGGCCAGAACCCGCCCCCGTCCCGCAACTGGAGCGCCAAGGCGGCGTGGTCCACGACGCCGCCACCGGCCTGGACTGGCAGACCGGCGGCAGCCCCTACGCCCAGGACTGGCACGAAGCCCATGCCTACGCCCGGCATCTGCACCAGACCAGCTACGCCGGACGCGACGGCTGGCGACTGCCCACCGCCCAGGAACTGGCCTCCCTGCTCACGCCGCCCGCCCGCTTCGCCGAACACTGCGAAACGCCCCCCTTCGACCCGGCCCAGCGCCTGCTCTGGAGCGCGGACCGACGCACCTTCACGCAGGCTTGGTTCGCCGACTTGGAACTGGGCGCGCTCTCCTGGGCCGACACCACCTGCCCCCGACACGTGCGCGCCGTTCGCATGGCGCAGAGCCGGTAG